One Miscanthus floridulus cultivar M001 chromosome 11, ASM1932011v1, whole genome shotgun sequence DNA window includes the following coding sequences:
- the LOC136493007 gene encoding beta-fructofuranosidase, insoluble isoenzyme 2-like → MRALVVSFAWAWLLLLQLAGASHVVYENLEAEAATAKVPPSIVNPLLRTGYHFHPPKNWINDPNAPMYHKGWYHFFYQYNPKGAVWNNIVWAHSVSRDLINWVALETAIRPSIPSDRYGCWSGSATVLPDGTPVIMYTGINHPSINYQVQNVAYPKNRSDPLLREWVKPSHINPVIVPERGINVTQFRDPTTAWRAADGQWRLLIGSATEGGSRGVAYVYRSRDFRRWTRVRRPLHSAATGMWECPDFYPVSTDGRRVGLETSMSSSPRVKHVLKNSLDLWRYDYYTVGTYDRKAEQYVPDNPAGDEHRLRYDYGNFYASKTFYDPAKRRRILWGWANESDTTADDVAKGWAGIQAIPRTVWLDPSGKQLLQWPIEEVEALRGKSVTLMNRVIKPGHHVQVTGIQMAQADVEVSFEVSPSALAGAEPLDPALAYDAERLCGVKRADVKGGVGPFGLWVLASANLKERTAVFFRVLKAAGSNKPVVLMCTDPTKSSLNPNVYRPTFAGFVDTDISNGKISLRSLIDRSVVESFGAGGKTCILSRVYPSLAIGNKAHLYVFNNGRMDVKVSRLAAWEMKKPVMNGA, encoded by the exons CCACCGTCCATCGTCAACCCCCTGCTGAGGACGGGGTACCACTTTCATCCGCCCAAGAACTGGATCAATG ATCCCAACG CACCTATGTACCACAAAGGGTGGTACCATTTCTTCTACCAGTACAATCCGAAGGGCGCCGTGTGGAACAACATTGTATGGGCGCACTCGGTGTCGCGAGATCTCATCAACTGGGTGGCACTAGAGACGGCCATCAGACCTAGCATCCCGTCCGACAGGTACGGCTGCTGGTCCGGCTCGGCGACCGTGCTGCCCGACGGCACTCCGGTGATCATGTACACGGGCATCAACCACCCCAGCATCAACTACCAGGTCCAGAACGTGGCCTACCCAAAGAACAGGTCCGATCCACTGCTCCGGGAGTGGGTGAAGCCCTCGCACATCAACCCCGTCATCGTGCCGGAGCGTGGCATCAACGTGACACAGTTCCGCGACCCGACCACGGCCTGGCGCGCCGCCGACGGCCAGTGGCGTCTGCTCATCGGCAGCGCGACGGAGGGCGGCTCACGCGGCGTGGCGTACGTGTACCGGAGTCGCGACTTCAGGCGGTGGACGCGGGTGCGGCGGCCGCTGCACTCGGCGGCCACGGGGATGTGGGAGTGCCCGGACTTCTACCCGGTGAGCACGGATGGCCGACGCGTGGGGCTCGAGACCTCCATGTCGTCCAGTCCGCGGGTGAAGCACGTGCTCAAGAACAGCCTCGACCTGTGGCGGTACGACTACTACACCGTTGGCACGTACGACCGCAAGGCCGAGCAGTACGTGCCGGACAAccccgccggcgacgagcaccgctTGCGGTACGACTACGGCAACTTCTACGCGTCCAAGACGTTCTACGATCCGGCGAAGCGGCGCCGGATCCTCTGGGGTTGGGCCAACGAGTCCGACACCACCGCCGACGATGTGGCCAAAGGATGGGCTGGAATTCAGGCGATTCCGAGGACGGTGTGGCTGGACCCTAGCGGGAAGCAGCTGCTGCAGTGGCCCATCGAGGAGGTGGAGGCGCTCAGAGGCAAGTCGGTCACTCTCATGAACAGGGTAATCAAGCCAGGGCACCACGTCCAGGTGACCGGGATACAAATGGCACAG GCGGACGTGGAGGTGAGCTTCGAGGTGTCGCCGTCGGCCCTGGCTGGTGCCGAGCCGCTGGACCCGGCGCTCGCCTACGATGCGGAGAGGCTGTGCGGCGTCAAGCGCGCCGACGTGAAGGGCGGCGTGGGCCCGTTCGGCCTGTGGGTGCTGGCCTCCGCCAACCTGAAGGAGAGGACCGCGGTGTTCTTCAGGGTGCTCAAGGCCGCCGGCAGCAACAAGCCCGTCGTGCTCATGTGCACCGACCCTACCAA GTCGTCTCTGAACCCAAATGTGTACCGCCCGACGTTTGCAGGTTTTGTCGACACGGACATTTCAAATGGAAAGATATCCCTGAGAAGCTTG ATCGACCGATCGGTTGTCGAGAGCTTTGGAGCCGGAGGCAAGACCTGCATCCTCTCCAGGGTCTACCCATCGCTTGCCATCGGCAACAAAGCTCACCTCTACGTGTTCAACAACGGGAGGATGGACGTCAAGGTGTCCCGTCTCGCCGCATGGGAGATGAAGAAGCCAGTCATGAACGGGGCCTGA